A portion of the Desulfomonilia bacterium genome contains these proteins:
- a CDS encoding NAD(P)-binding protein — translation MAKEVFIYGAGMSGLVCAINLVREGFDVTVIEREKSYGGDPLYNPSTHTTPINVRMTSEYIGIDISPCFYPVIACPFYFHDTKAYAPHGGLYSVERGNRPTSLDTYLYRIASDDGVKFEFGHALKKEDIGKLAPGTIIACGLTQGAYDMLGIPYQRWYGYISRGEIGFSNYSWLWWNEGITEYGYLSSANNYYFNLLFSTREVKRTSLDEYTDFMRRTQGIEHDYWHYASGAVPLASTDNPRLTRNGLIFCGTISGAMDPIGWFGILGALITGKVAAMAVYDKDRAQSEFARFTKYFKRALWIKNNIWYRFRPHVSLIENAITFIGVNNIERLAAYFVKEDEHIPFSIPGFAHLGCY, via the coding sequence ATGGCGAAAGAAGTTTTCATATACGGTGCAGGGATGTCAGGGCTTGTCTGTGCGATTAACCTTGTACGGGAAGGTTTCGATGTCACCGTTATCGAGCGTGAAAAATCATACGGAGGCGATCCCCTTTATAATCCTTCGACGCACACGACACCGATCAATGTCAGGATGACTTCGGAATATATCGGCATCGACATTTCACCGTGCTTTTATCCTGTTATCGCATGCCCGTTTTATTTTCACGACACCAAGGCGTATGCGCCGCATGGCGGGCTATATAGCGTCGAGCGGGGCAACCGCCCCACAAGTCTCGATACGTATCTTTACCGGATTGCCTCTGATGATGGTGTGAAATTCGAATTCGGGCATGCACTTAAAAAAGAGGATATCGGCAAACTCGCACCCGGCACGATCATAGCATGTGGCCTTACCCAGGGGGCTTACGACATGTTAGGCATCCCCTACCAGCGATGGTACGGCTATATCTCCAGGGGTGAAATAGGTTTTTCAAACTACTCATGGCTCTGGTGGAACGAAGGCATCACGGAATACGGCTATCTGAGTTCTGCCAACAATTATTACTTCAACCTTCTCTTCTCGACCCGCGAGGTGAAACGCACGAGCCTGGATGAATATACCGATTTCATGCGCAGAACCCAGGGCATCGAGCACGACTATTGGCACTATGCATCAGGCGCGGTTCCGCTGGCAAGCACGGATAACCCCAGGCTTACAAGAAACGGCCTTATCTTCTGCGGCACAATAAGCGGGGCCATGGATCCGATCGGCTGGTTCGGCATACTGGGCGCGCTTATCACAGGCAAGGTCGCAGCAATGGCGGTTTATGATAAAGACAGGGCCCAGTCGGAATTTGCCCGATTCACAAAGTATTTCAAGCGCGCCTTATGGATAAAGAACAACATCTGGTACAGGTTCAGGCCTCATGTCAGTCTTATAGAAAATGCAATCACTTTTATCGGGGTCAATAACATCGAAAGGCTAGCTGCATATTTTGTAAAAGAGGATGAGCATATCCCGTTTTCAATCCCCGGTTTTGCCCATCTCGGGTGTTACTGA
- a CDS encoding NAD(P)/FAD-dependent oxidoreductase produces the protein MKVIIIGAGAAGLAASYILKKNGIGSLCLEENSFAGGRTASRNRDGYILDTGAQFLFRYYHTYFMLSRELGLSAELVQMPFRAGIPPAIGRKPSPVLASIRPLDIIKNLPELLRFRGVPMKAIFELIKITPDIIKRIGKLDFTNYEPSLDLDTISLADFTLRKAGSSLLEHVFQPVASCMTLGEPEDVAANYGLALLLYCINGLWTFRNGMGSLSARLYDECKGSVKLNTKVNRIVIEGKSVKGVETNEGLIECKNVICTATATSVMKLIPDLPDTIIKPLETVRYSQSCHVIFGLEKRLLPEGWYAVALPRKFGSAMAGYTESSMKSPFYAPHGAGLINCFTYGRQAAELIKMKDDDIKKYLIKDIQRFTPDMPDFPVFTEILRFSEAVCTSPPGMLTAISRMKKDGLGDVKGLFLAGEYMYMPSVEGAAKSGIDAANAIIRSMGA, from the coding sequence ATGAAGGTTATAATAATAGGAGCTGGCGCCGCAGGACTGGCAGCCTCGTATATATTGAAAAAAAATGGCATCGGCTCGCTTTGTCTTGAAGAAAATTCCTTTGCCGGCGGCAGAACAGCGAGCCGGAACAGAGACGGTTATATCCTCGATACAGGCGCACAGTTTCTATTCAGATATTATCATACATATTTCATGCTGAGCAGGGAACTCGGGCTTTCCGCCGAACTCGTTCAGATGCCCTTCCGGGCCGGGATCCCGCCTGCCATTGGCAGAAAACCGTCTCCTGTGCTGGCCTCGATAAGGCCTCTGGACATAATAAAGAACCTCCCCGAGCTTCTGAGATTCAGGGGCGTTCCTATGAAGGCTATCTTTGAACTTATAAAGATCACCCCCGATATAATCAAAAGGATTGGGAAGCTGGATTTCACGAACTATGAGCCATCCCTTGACCTGGATACCATTTCTCTTGCCGACTTCACGCTTAGAAAGGCCGGGAGTTCCCTGCTTGAGCATGTTTTCCAGCCCGTTGCATCATGCATGACACTCGGGGAACCCGAGGACGTGGCTGCAAACTACGGACTTGCGCTCCTTCTTTACTGCATCAACGGCCTCTGGACGTTCAGAAACGGCATGGGTTCGCTTTCAGCAAGACTTTACGATGAATGCAAAGGCTCGGTAAAGTTGAACACCAAAGTAAACAGGATTGTTATTGAAGGCAAATCCGTCAAAGGCGTAGAGACAAACGAAGGGCTCATTGAATGCAAGAATGTTATATGCACTGCCACTGCGACATCTGTCATGAAATTGATCCCGGATCTGCCGGATACAATCATAAAGCCCCTGGAAACAGTCCGCTATTCGCAGTCATGCCATGTCATTTTCGGCCTTGAAAAAAGGCTTCTGCCCGAAGGCTGGTATGCGGTTGCACTCCCCAGAAAATTCGGTTCAGCAATGGCAGGCTATACCGAAAGTTCGATGAAATCACCTTTTTATGCACCGCACGGAGCAGGTCTTATAAACTGCTTTACATACGGAAGACAAGCGGCAGAACTGATTAAAATGAAAGATGACGATATCAAGAAATATCTTATTAAAGATATCCAGAGATTTACACCGGACATGCCTGACTTTCCAGTATTCACCGAGATTTTGAGGTTCAGTGAGGCGGTCTGCACATCTCCGCCGGGGATGCTCACCGCAATAAGCCGCATGAAAAAAGATGGCCTTGGTGATGTGAAGGGTCTTTTCCTTGCAGGAGAATACATGTACATGCCGTCGGTGGAAGGGGCGGCCAAAAGCGGTATCGATGCAGCAAATGCGATCATCAGGTCAATGGGGGCATAA
- a CDS encoding SRPBCC family protein: protein MRHLSVLSLMIGFLIHSGLVQAAQLNLDAKTKKDLESGKVIMTIEQNPHTKVFNPTGHSLVDASAEDVWRVITDFNHFGEFMPNVIYYRPVGWKDGRLIVDCRVKVVMFKMDYTLSYVIDEKDYTTYWFYVKGPIKDAQGYFRIEPYDDKRVLVTYTTSLDVGKAIPGFIEESLGKTTFPSIFKSLKKRVAMLKEKGPIPKPVLPPVSQVN from the coding sequence GTGAGGCATCTTTCAGTATTATCTCTGATGATCGGTTTTCTGATACATTCCGGCCTTGTTCAGGCCGCCCAGCTCAATCTTGATGCAAAGACAAAAAAGGACCTTGAAAGCGGGAAGGTCATAATGACGATCGAACAGAACCCGCACACAAAGGTGTTCAACCCCACAGGCCACAGCCTTGTGGATGCCAGTGCTGAAGATGTCTGGAGGGTTATTACCGATTTCAACCATTTCGGCGAATTCATGCCGAATGTCATTTATTACAGGCCGGTCGGGTGGAAGGACGGAAGGCTTATTGTTGACTGCAGGGTCAAGGTCGTAATGTTCAAAATGGACTACACACTTTCCTATGTGATCGACGAGAAGGATTACACTACATACTGGTTCTATGTAAAAGGCCCGATTAAGGACGCCCAGGGGTATTTCAGGATAGAACCTTATGATGATAAAAGAGTGCTTGTCACTTACACTACTTCGCTCGATGTGGGAAAGGCCATACCGGGTTTTATTGAGGAAAGCCTGGGCAAGACGACTTTCCCTTCGATATTCAAATCTCTCAAGAAAAGAGTTGCCATGCTGAAAGAAAAGGGGCCAATACCGAAACCCGTTCT